A region of Flavobacterium indicum GPTSA100-9 = DSM 17447 DNA encodes the following proteins:
- a CDS encoding putative quinol monooxygenase, giving the protein MFVRIVKMRFQEDKIEAFLENFHEVKNHIRGFEGNQFLELYRDKEDPRIFFTYSYWDKEESLENYRNSDLFKEVWAFTKALFSDKPEAWSVDKLVTLD; this is encoded by the coding sequence ATGTTTGTACGAATCGTTAAAATGCGTTTTCAAGAGGATAAAATTGAGGCGTTTTTAGAAAATTTTCACGAAGTAAAAAATCACATTAGAGGATTTGAAGGCAATCAATTCTTAGAATTGTATCGTGATAAAGAGGACCCAAGAATATTTTTTACCTACAGTTATTGGGATAAAGAAGAAAGCTTGGAAAACTATAGAAATTCCGATTTATTCAAAGAAGTTTGGGCCTTTACCAAAGCTTTGTTTAGCGACAAACCAGAGGCTTGGAGTGTAGATAAATTGGTTACGTTAGACTAA
- a CDS encoding S9 family peptidase, producing the protein MKKFCLVAFVVAQSFWGQSQQLKLEDIMKGDAFVGFQPENHRWSVDGEKVYFEWNPNKEWGNSTYFWKKGMKKPELASNEEAYFSKMRFQKGWDATTFYYLDKGILFSYDSKSKVKKKLFQHPDGIASFVLGIEKGVFFLEQKGNFIQFNSKEGSVLQLTNFFKIKEPKKEEASTSFLKDQQKELFQYINDQEAKKIWQESKTKDLPKLAPKPQYFNKLQLVNWAIHPKGKFVTFSSYKEPEVAAEKMEVFITADGYNASRDTKEKVSTENIFEMKYGIYNVAKDTLYYMDFSKLSGVTKFPEYYKEYENLKQEKEKVKELYIDETLFNETGTYAVLSLRSMDNKDRWLISVDLSNNTFTEIDHQHDEAWIAGPGIPSYSFSNGTLGFLGDNETVYFQSEKTGYSHLYTYQLSTKTSKALTSGNWEVRQVVLSADKKNFYISANKNHPGNREFYKLAIAEGKLQPILTQDGAHEVKLSPNEQSLVVRYSYKNQPWDLYWSSNVTNAKLQPITQSQSAEFKQYNWRTPEVISFKAQDGKDVYARIYQPKAEVKNGAAVIFVHGAGYLQNAHNFWSNYVREYMFHNLLADKGYTVLDIDYRASDGYGRDHRTGIYRFMGGKDLSDQIDGKKLLVSNYGIDSKRVGIYGGSYGGFITLMALLTQPDEFKAGAALRSVTDWAHYNHGYTGNILNFPETDPEAYKKSSPIYYAENLKGNLLMLHGMVDDNVEYKDIVRLSQRFIELGKKNWSLASYPIEAHGFKETYSWIDEYGRILEHFETYLKK; encoded by the coding sequence ATGAAAAAGTTTTGTTTAGTTGCTTTTGTAGTAGCTCAATCGTTCTGGGGTCAAAGTCAACAATTAAAGTTAGAAGATATCATGAAAGGTGATGCCTTTGTTGGGTTTCAACCTGAAAATCACCGATGGTCGGTTGATGGTGAAAAAGTTTATTTTGAATGGAATCCGAATAAAGAGTGGGGGAACAGTACTTATTTCTGGAAAAAGGGAATGAAAAAACCCGAGTTGGCTTCCAATGAAGAAGCGTATTTTTCGAAAATGCGTTTTCAAAAAGGATGGGATGCCACTACCTTTTATTATTTGGATAAAGGAATTTTGTTTTCTTACGATAGTAAATCTAAAGTAAAAAAGAAACTCTTTCAACACCCAGATGGAATAGCAAGTTTTGTTCTAGGTATTGAAAAAGGTGTGTTTTTTTTAGAGCAAAAAGGCAATTTTATTCAGTTCAATAGTAAAGAAGGAAGCGTATTGCAATTGACTAATTTCTTTAAAATTAAAGAGCCCAAAAAAGAAGAGGCGTCGACTTCATTTTTAAAAGACCAACAAAAAGAGTTGTTTCAATACATCAACGACCAAGAAGCAAAAAAAATATGGCAGGAAAGTAAAACGAAAGACTTGCCTAAATTAGCACCAAAACCACAGTATTTCAATAAGTTACAATTGGTGAATTGGGCGATACATCCAAAAGGTAAATTCGTTACTTTTTCTTCTTATAAAGAACCAGAAGTAGCGGCAGAAAAGATGGAAGTTTTTATTACGGCCGATGGCTATAATGCTTCGCGTGATACTAAGGAGAAGGTTTCTACCGAAAATATTTTTGAAATGAAATATGGAATTTACAATGTAGCTAAAGATACCTTGTATTATATGGATTTTTCAAAATTATCGGGGGTAACCAAATTTCCCGAATACTATAAGGAATATGAGAACTTAAAACAGGAAAAAGAGAAGGTTAAAGAATTGTATATAGACGAAACCTTGTTTAATGAAACAGGAACGTATGCTGTACTTTCTTTAAGAAGTATGGACAATAAAGACCGATGGCTGATTTCTGTTGATTTATCCAATAATACTTTTACTGAAATTGATCACCAGCACGACGAAGCTTGGATTGCCGGGCCGGGCATCCCTTCGTATTCGTTTTCAAATGGAACGTTAGGTTTTTTAGGTGATAACGAAACGGTTTATTTTCAATCGGAAAAGACAGGCTATTCGCATTTGTATACCTATCAGTTGTCAACTAAAACGAGTAAAGCCTTGACTTCAGGGAATTGGGAAGTACGCCAAGTTGTGTTATCGGCAGATAAAAAAAACTTTTACATCTCAGCAAATAAAAACCATCCAGGTAACCGAGAATTCTATAAATTGGCAATTGCAGAAGGTAAGCTTCAACCTATCTTGACTCAAGACGGAGCGCATGAAGTTAAATTGAGTCCCAATGAACAATCCCTTGTAGTTCGTTATTCGTATAAAAACCAACCGTGGGATTTGTATTGGAGTTCCAATGTAACGAATGCCAAATTACAACCGATTACACAATCACAATCAGCAGAATTTAAGCAATACAATTGGAGAACTCCTGAGGTAATTTCCTTTAAAGCACAAGATGGAAAAGACGTGTATGCGCGAATTTACCAACCCAAAGCGGAAGTAAAAAATGGAGCAGCAGTTATTTTTGTTCATGGAGCGGGTTATTTGCAAAATGCACATAACTTTTGGAGTAACTATGTGAGAGAATATATGTTCCATAATTTATTAGCTGATAAAGGTTATACTGTCTTAGATATTGATTATCGTGCGAGTGATGGGTATGGAAGAGACCACAGAACGGGAATTTACCGATTCATGGGTGGAAAAGATTTGTCGGATCAAATTGATGGTAAAAAGCTATTGGTTTCTAATTACGGAATTGATTCGAAACGAGTTGGAATTTATGGTGGTTCGTATGGCGGATTCATTACCTTAATGGCTCTATTGACTCAACCCGACGAATTTAAGGCCGGAGCAGCCTTGCGTTCGGTAACCGATTGGGCACATTACAACCATGGCTATACAGGTAATATTTTGAATTTCCCTGAAACCGATCCGGAGGCGTATAAAAAAAGTTCTCCTATTTATTATGCTGAAAACTTAAAAGGAAATTTATTGATGTTGCACGGTATGGTCGACGACAATGTGGAATATAAAGATATTGTTCGATTGAGTCAACGCTTCATTGAATTAGGGAAAAAGAATTGGAGTTTGGCTTCGTATCCTATAGAAGCCCATGGGTTTAAAGAAACTTATTCGTGGATTGATGAATACGGACGCATTTTAGAACATTTTGAAACGTATTTAAAAAAATAA
- a CDS encoding tRNA threonylcarbamoyladenosine dehydratase: MAKWQERAELLFKPEGLEKLRNAKVLVVGLGGVGSFAAEFLARAGVGNMTIVDGDIVDITNINRQLPALHSTVGQPKVKIVGDRLMDINPELNLTRVEEFLSPERAIEIVTPEFDYVLDCIDSITPKLNLIVAAKRKKVKVISNMGAGGKLLSQKIVVRDISKTEVCPLAKNIRKRLKKEGISSGVKAVYSLEHPDETSLKTTDGTNFKKSFYGTNSWMPALFGLHAAETVVKELLRK, encoded by the coding sequence ATGGCAAAGTGGCAAGAAAGAGCTGAATTATTATTCAAGCCGGAAGGATTAGAGAAATTAAGAAACGCAAAAGTATTGGTTGTTGGATTAGGTGGTGTAGGTTCGTTTGCGGCTGAATTTTTAGCACGTGCTGGCGTGGGCAACATGACGATAGTTGATGGCGATATTGTTGACATTACCAATATTAACCGTCAATTACCTGCGTTACACAGTACGGTGGGGCAACCAAAAGTAAAAATTGTAGGTGATCGTTTAATGGATATTAACCCAGAATTGAATTTGACGCGTGTAGAAGAGTTTTTATCCCCTGAACGTGCTATTGAAATTGTTACCCCTGAGTTTGATTACGTTTTGGACTGTATTGACAGCATTACACCTAAATTAAACCTGATTGTAGCAGCCAAACGCAAAAAGGTGAAGGTAATTAGTAATATGGGCGCAGGAGGCAAATTATTGTCTCAAAAAATTGTGGTGCGCGACATTAGTAAAACCGAAGTTTGTCCGTTAGCTAAAAACATACGCAAGCGTTTAAAGAAAGAAGGTATTTCTAGTGGTGTAAAAGCCGTATACTCGTTGGAACATCCTGATGAAACCAGTTTAAAAACTACGGACGGCACCAACTTTAAAAAATCATTCTACGGTACCAACAGTTGGATGCCTGCCCTATTTGGTTTACACGCAGCCGAAACTGTAGTGAAAGAGTTGTTACGTAAGTAA
- a CDS encoding phosphoribosylaminoimidazolesuccinocarboxamide synthase has protein sequence MMNTITTTQFNFTGQKSVYRGKVREVYNINDDLLVMIATDRLSAFDVVMPKGIPYKGQILNQIATRFMQLTEDIVPNWLIATPDPNVAVGHLCTPFKVEMVIRGYVSGHAAREYAAGKRVLCGVTLPEGLKENDKFPTPIITPTTKADNGEHDMDISREDILAKGIVSEEDYSVLENYTRALFQRGTEIAASRGLILVDTKYEFGKTKDGKIVLIDEIHTPDSSRYFYAEGYQERQDRGEAQKQLSKEFVRQWLIANGFQGKEGQQIPEMTDEYIATVSERYIELYENIIGEAFVKSDITNIEARILENVENYLKNR, from the coding sequence ATAATGAATACAATTACGACGACCCAATTCAATTTCACTGGTCAAAAATCCGTTTATAGAGGAAAAGTTCGCGAAGTATACAACATCAATGACGATTTATTGGTAATGATTGCTACTGATCGTTTGTCGGCTTTTGATGTGGTGATGCCTAAAGGAATTCCCTATAAAGGTCAAATCTTAAACCAAATTGCCACTCGTTTCATGCAATTAACGGAAGATATTGTTCCGAATTGGTTAATCGCAACACCCGATCCAAACGTGGCAGTCGGACATTTATGTACGCCTTTTAAAGTGGAAATGGTGATTCGTGGTTATGTTTCTGGGCATGCCGCACGTGAATATGCTGCTGGTAAACGTGTATTATGTGGTGTTACACTTCCTGAAGGATTAAAAGAAAACGATAAATTCCCTACGCCAATCATTACGCCAACGACTAAAGCAGACAATGGGGAACATGATATGGATATTTCAAGAGAAGATATCTTAGCCAAAGGGATTGTTTCTGAAGAAGATTATAGTGTATTAGAAAATTATACGAGAGCGTTATTCCAACGTGGAACCGAAATTGCCGCTTCAAGAGGCTTGATTTTAGTAGATACGAAATATGAATTTGGTAAAACTAAAGACGGAAAAATCGTGTTGATTGACGAAATTCATACACCGGATTCTTCGCGCTATTTTTATGCTGAAGGCTACCAAGAAAGACAAGATAGAGGAGAAGCACAAAAGCAATTGTCTAAAGAATTTGTACGTCAATGGTTAATTGCTAACGGATTCCAAGGTAAAGAAGGACAACAAATCCCTGAAATGACCGACGAATACATTGCAACGGTTTCTGAACGTTACATAGAATTATACGAAAACATCATTGGTGAAGCTTTTGTGAAAAGTGACATCACGAATATAGAAGCCCGCATTTTAGAAAATGTAGAAAACTATTTAAAGAATAGATAA
- a CDS encoding SAM hydrolase/SAM-dependent halogenase family protein — translation MSIITLISDFGLKDHYVGILKGKIYSQFPEVNIVDISHFVSKFNIFDASYLLEVSYHHFPKGTVHVMAVDAAQTQDTNHVALLYDGHYFIGADNGVFGHLTSKMKADKMVQINIHDRIPNGSSDLDVFAAVAAHLAKGGALTVIGKEIEEVKQLYRLNVIVDENQQFIKGNVVYIDDFGNCVTNISQKQVEELAKGRNASLRFFNKKIDKIRKSYTDFKKNDQISLKSHEGNALAIFNEAGFLEIAIYKSNPESIGSASSLLGLRFRDVVTVEFE, via the coding sequence ATGTCAATAATTACGCTTATTTCTGATTTTGGATTAAAAGACCATTATGTTGGGATTTTAAAAGGTAAAATCTATTCCCAATTCCCAGAAGTGAACATCGTTGACATTTCGCACTTCGTTTCCAAATTCAATATTTTTGATGCCAGTTATCTGCTAGAGGTTTCGTACCATCATTTTCCAAAAGGTACAGTACATGTTATGGCAGTAGATGCGGCCCAAACACAAGACACGAATCATGTGGCACTGTTGTATGACGGACATTATTTTATTGGGGCAGATAATGGGGTTTTTGGACATTTAACGAGTAAAATGAAGGCAGATAAAATGGTTCAAATTAACATTCACGACCGCATTCCCAATGGCTCTAGTGATTTGGATGTTTTTGCTGCTGTAGCGGCACATTTGGCTAAAGGTGGCGCCTTAACCGTTATTGGAAAAGAAATTGAGGAAGTGAAACAATTGTATCGTTTGAATGTAATTGTAGATGAAAACCAACAATTCATCAAAGGTAATGTGGTGTATATTGATGATTTTGGAAATTGTGTGACCAATATTTCTCAAAAACAAGTAGAAGAACTAGCAAAAGGAAGAAATGCAAGCCTTCGATTTTTCAATAAAAAAATTGATAAAATCAGGAAAAGCTATACCGATTTTAAGAAAAACGACCAAATTTCATTGAAATCTCACGAAGGAAATGCTTTAGCCATCTTCAATGAAGCCGGATTTTTAGAAATCGCCATTTACAAAAGTAATCCCGAATCAATTGGTTCTGCTTCTTCGCTTTTAGGTCTTCGTTTTAGAGATGTGGTAACGGTTGAATTTGAATAG
- a CDS encoding MDR family MFS transporter, with amino-acid sequence MILKALQAYLNNFRGFSREIWILTLITFINRAGTMVLPFLSKYLHEDLHFSLSQVGTIMVFFGIGSMLGSWLGGKLSDTIGFYKIMIFSLLTSGVLFFALQYVTSFEGMCISMFVIMTIADMFRPAMFVSLGAYAKPENRTRALTLVRLAINLGFAAGPALGGLIIMNIGYKGLFWVDGTTCIIAILIFWLKVKEKKKSTYQDTEHPGEILVDSVFKDKVYWIFLVSTLIVGIMFFQLFTTVPVYHKMQFNLTELQTGLLLTLNGVLVFFLEMPIVNYIEKNKVDKIKVIIFGCLFMTISVFLLLINFWSGVLVVMMLFMTFAEMFSFPFSNSFAMSRAPKHHQGRYMAIFTMTYSLAHIVSAKVGFTIVEWYGYQANWMFMGVLGIIGTLLGIWVLKLVDNEFKLKN; translated from the coding sequence ATGATTTTAAAAGCACTACAAGCCTATTTGAACAACTTTAGAGGGTTCTCTAGAGAAATCTGGATTCTTACCTTAATTACCTTTATCAACCGCGCAGGAACGATGGTTTTACCGTTCTTGTCGAAGTATTTGCATGAAGATTTGCATTTTTCATTGTCGCAAGTGGGGACTATTATGGTGTTTTTTGGTATCGGATCAATGTTGGGCTCTTGGCTAGGTGGAAAATTATCCGACACGATTGGTTTTTATAAAATCATGATATTTAGCTTGTTGACTAGTGGCGTGTTGTTTTTTGCTTTGCAATACGTAACCTCGTTTGAGGGTATGTGCATCAGTATGTTTGTGATCATGACCATTGCCGATATGTTCCGACCTGCTATGTTCGTTTCGTTAGGTGCGTATGCGAAACCTGAGAACCGAACTCGAGCGTTAACTTTGGTGCGATTGGCGATTAATTTAGGTTTTGCTGCGGGTCCCGCCTTAGGTGGTTTAATCATTATGAATATCGGTTACAAAGGACTTTTTTGGGTAGACGGAACTACCTGTATTATAGCTATTTTGATATTCTGGCTTAAAGTAAAGGAGAAAAAGAAATCGACCTATCAAGATACCGAACATCCGGGTGAAATTTTAGTTGATTCGGTGTTTAAAGATAAAGTGTATTGGATCTTTTTAGTTTCGACATTGATTGTTGGAATCATGTTTTTTCAATTGTTTACAACCGTGCCTGTGTACCATAAAATGCAATTTAATTTAACCGAATTACAAACCGGTTTATTGTTGACCTTAAATGGGGTTTTGGTTTTTTTCTTAGAAATGCCGATTGTGAATTATATTGAAAAAAATAAAGTCGATAAAATCAAAGTCATCATTTTTGGATGTTTGTTCATGACCATTAGTGTCTTTTTATTGCTTATCAATTTTTGGTCGGGCGTTCTTGTGGTTATGATGTTGTTCATGACCTTTGCTGAAATGTTTTCTTTTCCGTTTTCCAATAGTTTTGCTATGAGTCGCGCTCCAAAACACCATCAGGGAAGGTATATGGCTATTTTTACAATGACCTATAGTTTGGCACATATAGTAAGTGCTAAAGTCGGATTTACAATAGTAGAATGGTATGGTTATCAAGCCAATTGGATGTTTATGGGTGTACTTGGAATCATTGGCACTTTATTAGGGATTTGGGTGCTTAAATTGGTCGACAACGAATTCAAACTAAAAAATTAG
- a CDS encoding BlaI/MecI/CopY family transcriptional regulator has protein sequence MQKLTNKEEEVMHILWRLKKAFVKDVLAEITEDKPHYNTLSTIIRNLEEKGYVSYEAYGNSHQYYPIIAIEDYRKTFMKTAIQNYFDNSYKNLVSYFAEEEKISAEELREILSIIEQKK, from the coding sequence ATGCAAAAATTGACCAACAAAGAAGAAGAAGTAATGCATATTTTATGGCGATTAAAAAAAGCCTTTGTAAAAGATGTATTAGCAGAAATAACGGAAGACAAACCGCACTACAATACTTTGTCGACTATCATTAGAAATTTAGAAGAAAAAGGATATGTGTCTTATGAGGCTTATGGGAATTCGCATCAATATTATCCCATCATAGCCATTGAAGATTACAGAAAGACCTTTATGAAAACGGCGATACAGAATTATTTTGATAATTCGTATAAAAACTTGGTTTCTTATTTTGCTGAAGAGGAAAAAATTTCAGCTGAAGAACTACGCGAGATACTTTCCATCATTGAGCAAAAGAAGTAA
- the gldF gene encoding gliding motility-associated ABC transporter permease subunit GldF produces MKALLLREIKSFFGSPIGYLVIAIFLLLNGLFLWVFEGEFNILNSGFADMSPFFKLAPWILIFLIPAVTMKSFSDEKKQGTLEILFTKPLSLWEIVNGKFFGAFLLIIIAIIPTLVYVFIISDFTLAQSEFDYGSTIGSYFGLLFLIAGYTAIGIFTSTLSDNQIVAFIVAVFLCFFFYFGFDGLANLFGNFNSFVASFGMDFHFKSMSRGVIDTRDIVYFISITVLFMAATVYQLKSLKA; encoded by the coding sequence ATGAAAGCACTTTTATTACGTGAAATAAAATCATTCTTTGGTTCTCCAATAGGGTATTTAGTGATTGCTATTTTCCTGTTGTTAAACGGACTATTTCTTTGGGTTTTTGAAGGCGAATTCAATATACTTAACTCGGGGTTTGCCGATATGAGTCCGTTTTTCAAATTGGCGCCTTGGATTTTAATTTTCTTAATTCCGGCGGTAACCATGAAAAGTTTTTCGGATGAGAAAAAACAAGGAACTTTAGAAATCCTTTTTACCAAACCTTTGAGTTTATGGGAAATTGTAAACGGTAAATTCTTTGGGGCATTTTTATTAATCATCATTGCCATTATTCCTACTTTAGTATATGTGTTTATTATTTCTGATTTTACCTTAGCACAAAGTGAATTTGATTACGGAAGTACCATTGGTTCGTATTTTGGATTATTGTTTTTAATTGCAGGTTATACCGCTATTGGAATATTTACTTCAACCTTATCAGACAATCAAATTGTGGCGTTTATTGTAGCCGTATTTTTGTGTTTCTTTTTCTATTTTGGGTTTGATGGATTGGCCAATTTATTTGGAAACTTCAATTCATTTGTAGCTTCATTTGGAATGGATTTTCACTTTAAAAGTATGAGCCGCGGGGTAATTGACACCCGTGATATTGTATATTTTATTAGTATTACCGTATTGTTTATGGCCGCTACAGTATATCAATTAAAATCTTTAAAAGCATAA
- a CDS encoding TatD family hydrolase — MKYVNLHTHTSRNLSNTIEIVNQYPHDFQEGFSTYSIGIHPWYLEESRLEEDLKIIKSKLSTNECIALGECGLDKRIEKIYSSQIAVFEAQLDLNKSFSKPVILHCVASFDEVISSKKNSGLTCPFIIHGFSKNEQVAKQLLKQDFYLSFGKYLLRNPDLREVFAQIPNEKIFLETDTIAESLEEVYTFAAQCKNISVEEMQAIVWENYVRVFS, encoded by the coding sequence ATGAAATACGTCAATTTACACACACATACTTCTAGAAATTTATCCAACACAATTGAAATCGTCAATCAATATCCGCACGATTTTCAGGAAGGATTTTCGACTTATTCTATCGGAATTCACCCTTGGTATTTAGAAGAAAGTCGTTTAGAGGAAGATTTAAAAATAATTAAATCAAAACTTTCAACAAATGAATGTATTGCATTGGGAGAGTGTGGATTAGATAAACGTATAGAAAAAATCTATAGTAGCCAAATAGCGGTTTTTGAGGCACAATTAGACCTCAACAAGTCGTTTTCGAAGCCGGTCATCTTGCACTGTGTCGCTTCGTTTGATGAAGTCATTTCGAGCAAAAAAAACAGTGGTCTCACCTGCCCTTTTATCATTCATGGGTTTTCAAAAAATGAACAAGTTGCCAAACAATTATTGAAGCAGGATTTCTATTTGTCGTTTGGAAAATACTTATTACGTAACCCTGATTTACGAGAAGTATTTGCTCAAATTCCAAATGAAAAAATATTTTTAGAAACGGATACAATTGCGGAAAGTTTGGAAGAAGTTTATACTTTTGCAGCACAATGCAAAAACATATCTGTAGAAGAAATGCAAGCGATTGTTTGGGAGAATTATGTTCGAGTGTTTAGTTAA
- a CDS encoding PhoH family protein translates to MNERIIELENIAPKEFWGAHDSHLESIKKYYPKLKIVARGTTLKAFGEEEILDEFETRFRRLMTHFSRFNQIDDNVIMRVIEGDAQQTGVMDSKDEILVHGLGGKLIKAMTPNQQKLVEYVRKNDMVFAVGPAGTGKTYTGVALAVKALKEKQVKRIILTRPAVEAGENLGFLPGDMKEKLDPYMQPLYDALRDMIPPQTLEDYILKGIIQIAPLAFMRGRTLDNAFVILDEAQNTTHSQMKMFLTRMGKNAKFIITGDPGQVDLPRRTISGLKEALLVLKDVDGIGIIYLDDKDIVRHRLVKKIIDAYKSIENQD, encoded by the coding sequence TTGAACGAAAGAATTATTGAATTAGAAAACATTGCACCTAAAGAGTTTTGGGGCGCACATGATAGTCACTTAGAATCGATAAAAAAATACTATCCTAAATTAAAAATTGTGGCACGCGGAACCACGTTAAAAGCTTTTGGTGAAGAAGAAATATTAGATGAATTTGAAACCCGTTTCCGTCGATTAATGACGCATTTTTCTCGATTTAATCAAATTGACGATAATGTAATTATGCGTGTTATTGAAGGCGATGCCCAACAAACAGGTGTAATGGATTCCAAAGATGAAATTTTGGTTCATGGTCTAGGAGGTAAATTAATCAAAGCCATGACGCCGAATCAACAAAAATTAGTTGAATATGTGCGTAAAAACGATATGGTGTTTGCAGTGGGGCCTGCGGGTACAGGGAAAACCTATACTGGTGTGGCTTTAGCCGTAAAAGCATTAAAAGAAAAACAAGTTAAACGAATCATTTTAACCAGACCTGCCGTTGAAGCAGGGGAGAACTTAGGTTTTTTACCGGGTGATATGAAAGAAAAATTAGATCCGTATATGCAACCATTATATGATGCGTTACGCGACATGATTCCGCCACAAACACTTGAAGATTATATTTTAAAAGGAATTATTCAAATTGCTCCGTTGGCTTTCATGCGTGGGCGTACGCTCGATAATGCTTTTGTGATTTTAGATGAAGCTCAAAATACCACCCATTCGCAAATGAAAATGTTCTTAACGCGTATGGGAAAAAATGCCAAATTCATAATCACCGGTGATCCCGGTCAGGTGGATTTACCAAGACGAACCATTTCAGGGTTAAAAGAAGCTTTATTGGTGTTAAAAGATGTGGACGGAATTGGAATTATTTATTTAGATGATAAAGATATTGTGCGTCACCGTTTAGTGAAGAAAATTATTGATGCATATAAAAGTATAGAGAATCAAGATTAA
- a CDS encoding M56 family metallopeptidase, producing MHPLFEYLLKANGLLICFYLLYKFLLAKDTFFQFSRYYLLGGIVVSVVLPFITFTKIQYIEVKEVLMPKSASTETVNFVPVTSVEPVHSINWETIMLFAYGVIASILILKLLIGLGKLFSVINQSERIEKQRKTYLQSHLVQSPFSFFNYIVYNPELINQDELEAILLHEEAHSNQNHSVDTLLVQFITIFFWFNPVVWLYQKSVVQNLEFLADEAAIAQVKDRIVYQKAMLKFNTKTASFVASNSFNQSLIKKRIVMLNKKQTSKKNVWKYGLILPVLVGFMLLFQVKTVAQEVKSKGKSKKTITKEAQHEKEIETKIIINEEGNTEMDSVKKTKTVIYKTNSDEKLLIEGKTPVIIVDGKEIQESELKKVSPEKIVTVDVIKGNQAVNRFGEKGKDGIVVIETVKNIQGNEVKVRSENKVIQLDNGDGVVIYDKNKLKLPGQPTIVVDVSNVELFVNDVKKEASEISKITPESIKNINVYKNTDSKSKIFITTK from the coding sequence ATGCATCCGCTGTTTGAATATCTATTGAAGGCTAACGGACTATTGATCTGTTTTTACCTGTTGTATAAGTTTTTATTGGCTAAGGATACCTTTTTCCAATTTTCTAGATATTATTTGCTAGGAGGGATTGTTGTGTCGGTTGTTTTGCCTTTTATTACATTTACAAAAATCCAATACATAGAAGTAAAAGAGGTTTTGATGCCTAAATCCGCTTCAACTGAAACAGTAAATTTTGTTCCAGTGACTTCAGTAGAACCTGTTCATTCCATCAATTGGGAAACCATTATGCTGTTCGCTTATGGGGTAATTGCCTCAATTTTAATACTTAAACTCCTAATAGGTTTAGGAAAGCTTTTTTCGGTAATTAATCAATCTGAACGAATCGAAAAGCAACGCAAAACCTATTTACAATCGCACTTGGTGCAATCGCCATTTTCATTTTTTAATTACATCGTGTACAATCCTGAACTGATCAATCAGGACGAATTAGAAGCGATTTTATTGCATGAAGAGGCGCATTCGAACCAAAACCACAGTGTCGATACCTTATTAGTTCAATTCATTACAATTTTCTTTTGGTTCAATCCAGTGGTTTGGCTGTATCAAAAGAGTGTGGTTCAAAATTTAGAGTTTTTAGCCGATGAAGCTGCCATTGCACAAGTAAAAGACCGAATCGTCTATCAAAAAGCGATGTTAAAATTCAACACTAAAACAGCTAGTTTTGTTGCCAGCAATTCATTCAATCAATCATTAATCAAAAAACGAATCGTTATGTTAAACAAAAAGCAAACCAGCAAGAAAAATGTTTGGAAATACGGATTAATTCTTCCCGTATTAGTTGGATTTATGTTATTATTTCAAGTAAAAACAGTTGCGCAAGAAGTAAAATCAAAAGGGAAATCGAAAAAAACGATTACCAAAGAAGCACAACATGAGAAAGAAATTGAAACAAAAATTATCATTAATGAAGAAGGGAATACAGAAATGGATTCTGTAAAGAAAACAAAAACAGTAATTTACAAAACCAATTCAGATGAAAAACTGTTAATTGAAGGTAAAACACCAGTTATAATTGTGGATGGAAAAGAAATTCAAGAAAGTGAATTGAAAAAAGTATCTCCAGAAAAAATTGTGACTGTAGATGTAATAAAAGGTAATCAAGCTGTGAACAGATTTGGAGAAAAAGGTAAAGACGGCATTGTAGTTATTGAAACGGTGAAAAACATTCAAGGAAATGAAGTAAAAGTACGCTCAGAAAACAAAGTTATTCAATTAGATAATGGAGATGGAGTAGTAATTTATGATAAAAATAAATTGAAATTACCAGGTCAACCTACAATAGTTGTTGATGTTTCCAATGTTGAATTATTTGTTAATGATGTAAAAAAGGAAGCATCAGAAATTAGTAAAATCACTCCAGAATCGATTAAAAACATAAATGTATATAAGAATACAGATAGTAAATCTAAAATATTTATTACAACTAAATAA